The sequence below is a genomic window from Myotis daubentonii chromosome 14, mMyoDau2.1, whole genome shotgun sequence.
AGGAGGGAACATCTCTTTTCCCAGCTGGGGGTGAGAGAAGCAAGCTGTTGGGCTCAGCTTCCCAGGCCCTTTCTTGCTCGGGTTCTTTTGTGAGAACTAGTTATTGCTTCCATAACACTGTTACAGTTAATGTTCCACAAAGACTGCCCTGGTCACAGCCCACCTGCAGCAACAACTCTGCTCTAGAAACAAACCAGCCCAAGAGCTCTTACCAGAGGAAAAATCCTCAGCCTTAAGGTCTCTGAAACCTCCCTGGTGCAGTTCAGAGTAAACACTTACGATTTGGCATATATTAAAGGGTTATTGGCACAATGTTCTCCAATCAGTTTCTCATATAAATAGTGGTGTGCACTGGGGCCAGGATCTTGGTGGGATCAGCCTATCTGCACCATTTTTATGTCAGCAATAATCCCATCTCGTCCCTTTGCGCACTGGAGGGAGAGCTGCTTCATCTTGTTTGCCAAGGCCTGGCCCTCAGGGGAGGTGCTGCTCTGGCTCTTGCCACCATCACTGCTGCTGTTGCTAAGACTCCGATTGTTGTTGGCTTTGTCACTTGTTTTATTCTCTGCCCCTTCTGCTCTGTCTCCTATAGAAATGTAAAGATTAAGTGAGTGTCGACAATTCCAAGAGTCACTTAGGCCCAAACTAATCAGCCAACTTAACCCTCTAGAATTTCCCAGTGTTGCCCAACACATATATATAACAGAGGGTTCTCCATCATATAAGCTGCTTTTATTCCTCAGAGCGttttctattttccttatttttagagATGAAAATTGTCATATTCGTTTAATAGCTGGGAAACAGAAATCTCTAGCATGTGCTTGTCAAGAGGACTGTTGTGATGAGAGACAGAACCCACGCTATGGAGCCGGAAGCCCCCAGAACAGGACTTGGAAACTATCTCAGTGATAAACACCGACAGCACATTCACACAGCCCTGGGGGCTCCAAGACCTGGTCACGGTCTAGAACAAGGTCTAGGACAGTGCAGAGATCTGGCTGCAAAGGCAGAGTCACCCGGGACAGCACTACTGGTGAGAGGGCTGCAACTCACCTCGTTCCACCTCACACTCCGGGGAGGAGGCCCCACTGCATTCACTGCGAGGGCCTAATACTGGAAACATCACTCCAAACTCTGACAGGGACACAGGGCTGGGAAGATCCAGGCTGCCGGGCCTCACAACTGCAGAAAACTGGTCGGCCATCCCAGATGGGCTCATGGGTCCTGAACTAAAGCTGGACACAGACTGGGTCTCCGAGTCATCTTCAGACACAAAGGTGCTGCAGTTGTCATCTTCAAAGGCCTCGGAGGCCACTAGGATGAGAGAGAACACCAGTCACACAGGTTCTGATAGCAGCCTAATTCCTTAAACACCTCCAGAAGCGTTTGCTGCTGCAGACAGCTAGACACAGCACGGGGACTGCAGAATCCCTGCCACTGTGGGTGCCTAACAAAAGGAACGTGACCCTCCCCAGCATGCACGACCAGACTAATGCAGCTAAAGGGAAGTGGCTGGCAGCTGGGTCCCATGCATGGTCAGTGTCCTGCAGTAATGTCATAGCCTGTGTGCCCTACAAGTTAGTGTCAGTAGACACTGCCTAAAGGTAGAAGATGAATTCAGCCACAGATCAGGGACTTTTCTCCactcctgtcccccctcccccccccccccaaaagatcCACACTTGTACAGGAAGAGGGCTGGCCCTTTGTAAAGGATCCCCAACAAAGCCAGTCAGACAGCAAGGCTTTCCTCCACAACAGAAGCAGGAGCTGCTGGGAGAAACAGCCCTGCTTGGAATACCTGCTGGGACCTTTGCTGTCTTCCAGGTGACTTATCTCAAAAGACGCACTCAGAGCCTACCTAGGTCACAGTTTGCTGCAGAAGAAAATTCCTTCCCAGTGCGCTGTAATTTGACTTACTTTTAGACCAGAATaaccaaggcccagagacatgTCATTGTCATGGTTCGAAAGCCACTTCAGCCTTTAGCTAGTTCCCTCTGCCTGCACATAATCCTGCTTATTAGATTTTTCCTCTTCTactcccctttcttcctccctcatcTTTAAAAACAGCCTTGTGGCATCCCATAGATGATTACCATAAATgagaaatactgaaatgttggGGGCAAAATGGACTCAAATCTGATTCCAAATCCTATTTCCACTATTTGTTGTATAGCCTTggtcaagttacttaacctctgagCTTCACATTCCTCTCCATAGAGGGTAAATGAGATGATGCGTATCAAAGTCCTCATATTGTTGATTCTCAGATCATAGTTTCCTCTTCCTTTACTTGGGCCCGGCACTTGAACATTTGTTGGGAAAGAGCCACTGGGGACCACGgcacagaaaaggaagaggaattgTACGAAGACGGTGTTGGAGAGTTTTCATGGTTAACATAAAGGGAGCCACATCAAACCTCTAATACCAGTTTTCCTGGAAAAGGGCTCTGTATGGTCAGACACCAGTGACAGCCACCACTGTGGGATgttaatttcatttaatccttaccacCACTCTACAGTAGAGAGTAGGTCCTACCATACTCCCCATTCTGCAGCTGAAGAAACAGATATAAAGATAAATCCTTGCCTGCATCATGTGCTAGTAATGATGGGAAGGTGAGGATTTGAATCAAACCTAATTCCAGAGCCCTGTTCTTAGCTCTTTCCTGCAGTGCTTCTCAGACCCTTGTATGTTGTAGTATGCACTTTGAATCTCAGAGAGGAGTGAACATAGGACATTTTCCCAAACTTACTTGACCATAGAATCCTGATTTTGAGGAACACTCAGTAGCAACTTGATGAACACAGCGTTCCACAAAATGTGGTAAGTCACCAGAAAGAGCCCTCGGTCCCTCCCAAGTGAGGCCCTTCTGTGATGGGGAAGACAGCCCGAAGCCGACCACACAACTTGTATACGAGCCCCCGACTCACCAGAAACAGCATCTGGCTCGGGTTTGCTCTCGGACAGGTCCTCTGCAGATGTGCTGCTGCCCTCAGCGCCCACGCCGCAGCCCCGAGGCCCCATGGCGCTGGAGCGCCGCCGCTCGTGTATCTCGTCCGAGATCATCTCCAGGTTCTTCAGGGCCGTCTTGTACTCGCCTTTTGCCAGGGCCAGTTTGGCCTGCAGGTCGTCCACGGTCTTCTTTAGTTGCTGGTCAGGAGAACAGGAGGCTCAGTAAGTGAAGGCTTACTGTTGGCCTTGGGATGCTTTTGAATGGCAGGTCCAAGCATGTTTTCTGCCCATCACTCCAAGACATGACTGAGGATCTGATTATTCTTATCAAAGCTGTCCATGTACCAGATATAAAAGGAGCCACTACCACTTCCAACTCCCATCTGGGTAACAAACAAGCTCCATATCCAGAAACTACCACTGGCAGAACAAACCCAATCAGGGAAACAACAGTGGGTGTCAAATTCACACACAAGTCCCACATTCTAGCCATTTGGTCCCCAGCACTGTGGTTCTCGAACTTGTACCAGAATGCCCTGGAGGGCTCTTGTATCAGAATACCTTGTTAGAGTTCACACGGCTGGGCTCCATTCACAGTGGGCGGTGGGGAAGACTTAGCAATTTGTACTGCTAACAAGTTCCCAAGCGATGCTGATGTTACTGGTCCTAGGAGCatactgagaaccactgcccagtACTATAGAAAGTGACTAATCAGCAGATGCAGAGAACGTCAGAGACCACGCAAGACCATTTAGAGGCCTGAAAACTCAGTAAAGAGTGTCTCTCCACTCTCCTCTTGTAGCAAATGAGGTATTTGAAAGTATCACAAAAAGTGGGGCTTTGCATAAAAATCCCATCACCAACAAAACCAAACGCCACACATACCTCAAGCTGCATGTAGTACTTTGCCTTGAGTTCAAAATAAGGCCTGTGAAAGACAGAAAAAACAAGAGTAACATAACACAGTGAAACTCCATGAGGTGTGTGAGGCTAGGTCGTCCACGAGCTGAAggtggtgctcccagctctggggCCTGATGGATACAGATGCCAGTCAGAGGCACTGGGCTCACTCAAGATTTGGGGAATCCACACATGTACACAGGTCCTGGAGCCCCTGCATCCTGGTTCACTTTCCTCTCTGGGGAGGCTGTTTAAGGTCACAGGTTGTGCCCTGCAGCTAATGTGGCCCGGATCTCTTCTAAGGAGGTGGGCTCCCCAGGGATGACCAGCAGATAaggctggagaaggggctgccTCAAACACCCTCTTCAAAAAGCTGGGTAAGGGGGAAGCACCAGTCCTCCCCCGACAACACAGCAGAGCCACTGGAAGGACGGGCTCAGGTTGCTCCCCTTGGGCTTTGTCCAGGATAGAAGTATGAAATGGTCTACAGACCCAACCAGGTCATGGGCAAGAACAAGAAATGCAAACATTATACTAGTCCCCTGGGCTCTTGGTCAGCCAGAAGACCCTGGCTCTTTTCAGTGACTCTGGCGCCTGAGCATGAGGGGTAGACCAATGCTTTACTCTTGATTTGTTCACCTGCCATGAAGCCCTGGGTCTGTCTTTGGCTGttgggtctaggccagtggttggcaaactcattagtcaacagagccaaataacagtacaatgattaaaatttcctttgagagccaaattttttaaacttaaactacataggtaggtacattgttattaacttaattagggtactcctaaggcttaggaagagccgctcaaggggccaaaaagccgcatgacAGCTCATCTCCACTCTGACAGATAAACAGGCCCAGCCAATGGGCCATGGAATGGTTTGCTTTTGAAATTCCTTTTTCTGTGTTCCCCAGGAGCGGCCCCCAACTCAGCATTTGTCCCTCTGGGATAGGAAGCCTGGGCAAGAGGTTCTGGTGAGGCAGGTCCCTGAGTGCAAGGCACATAAAAGGTTGAGAAGATGCGGAAGAAGAGAACACCATATGGCCTCGGACCCTTATACCCAGACTCACTTGGATTTGTTGATGGCTCTCTTGAGTTTCTTCTCCAGCTGCCGCATGCGGCCCATGGCCGCGTTGTACCTGGCTGCCGTCTCCTTGTGCACCAGCTCGCTCCTTGTCTTGGTGTGCTCTGCCTCCATGACCTTCAGACAACAGAAGAGGTCAACCCAGCCAAGCCCAGAACAGCCCCTTGTTGGGgtatataatttttctaaaatatcctTTGAGTAAATTAATGGGCAGGCTGAATTTAACTTCCAACGCAAATAGGATTACTTCatcctatttttctattttggaaaAGTCTTTGTCAGGACTAAATAGCCAAATTGGCTGTGGCAATgaccaagaaagaaaacaaggaaaaacaaaaatacaataaaaatgaagcatTCTCTGATTCAATCAACATCCACTTCCTTCTGCTCAGGCCTCCTGGGTCTAAATAGCTTGAGTTCCTGCTTCCACCTTGGGGCAGGCAAATGGGCAAATAGCACCAGTGGGATTTTAGACATCAAAGAACTGGGATACCTAGCAAAGCAGGCATGACAGCATCAGGACAAGGCAATTACCCTTGTTGTCCAGGATAATTATGAAGTGTCAGGAAAAGTTATGAAAGACTGAAGTGAGCATAAAAAGTCACTGGGTGTCCTGTCTAGCACACCCTCCCAGGTCATCTCTGGCTTTCACTGTCCTGAAGCTGTTTTATGACCCTGTTAAGTTAGAGAAAATGGATAGTAATACAGATTATTCTTATTCCTAGAAATGAAGATGAATTCTGTCCTAGTGGAGGTGCCTCTGATAATATTAATTACCCTGTAAATATTTACCAATTTTGTATCAGTTTATAAATTTGTTTCTGCATCCCTGGTTTTCTACATGAATGTGTTTGTTGAATTCTTCTTTGAAATAGTTGTAACATCTTACATTTTACTAGTTCCCTCCTTAGTTGATGAATTAAAACCTTTGACACAGGAACATTTATATTAGAGTTATGCTGttactttctttaaaatgtcttttaacaAAGGTTTTGATGCTtgagatactttttaaaacagtAGAATTAAAACAAAGCCAGAGAAGGGAGCTGAGCTAACTAAGCTAACATGCAGTGACATCCCTGCTAAAACGACTTCTCAACCAAGACCAAAGGACTAGGAGAaccctttctctttgcttctaacACCAGCGATTTCACAAAGAAATAAGATGCACTAAAAACATCCCGTACTCGGACACACTCTTGTCTTACATCTTAGGCGCTCAGGATTTACTGGTGTAACCTTAATGAGAACTCAAAACCCAAGCTTATCAGACAGAACACAACATACTGGGGCGAGCTGTTCCATTACAAAAGATTTCAATGCAGGGTTCACCTTTAAGGAACTAAGTATTTTAAATTGACATAGAAAAGCTATGATTGGGAGCTACTGCACAGGGTTTCCTGTACAGAGAAGCAGGGTTCTCACCAGCTGCACACAGTGCCCTTGTCCATTTCAGCCCTTAATCTAAAggctttttctaaaattaatcaCTCAGAGCGTTCCAAGCccttggaaacattaccagtgaAGACTGAGGTGGCAGCAGCATGTCGCTGGCCCCTGCTTCACCCCCATCAGACCACATCACCCACGTCCTGTCCCAATCTCCCCCGCCCCGCGCGCACAGCCTCAGCGCTCAGAAGAgacccctccagcccccagctcaGCCTCCAGGGAGAAAGTCACCAAGCATGACACCTTGGTGACTCTCCTAGGTAACCAAGGAAGCCCTCCCTCGGGCATGGAGTAGGGCATGAGCTGTGTGCTGCaaagggtgggggaagagagaaagataaggGAGGGTGGTGGCACGGGAAGGCTCCACTATGAAAATTGCAGCCATGGGGAAGAGACACAAGGAATCGGATAACAAAGCAGTTCCTTCAGGCCTCAGGCACCAGCAGGCTGCGCTGAGCCGGGCACGTGCAACTCACCATGGCCAGGTCTCCCAGGGCCACCCTTGCCCCCTTGAATCCCAGGCTGACAGGGAACCCGCCTCCATCTCTACCACACTCCAGTTTTACCACCATCACATTCAGTTCAGAGCTGCCCACACCGACTACGCAGAGACCACCCCCTGGGCAGCCAACCTCTCCGGGTGTGCACACACCAGCAGCCGTGGCCATCATTCCAGGCAGAGTGGGTCGGACTGCAGGATGGCCCTGGCGGCTCAGGGGGGCTTGCCAGCAGGGCTGCACTTGAGAGGGGCCTTCAGGGTGTGACATTCGGGATGACGGAGGCGAAGGGAGGAAGCATTCGGGCTGAAGTGGGCTTTGCGCAGGCTGCCCTGCCGTCCGTCCTTGCATCCAGCCACAGCCCACTGCCCCCTTTACCATCTCCACCAGAGGAGCAttcaggtgggaggaggggcggggcacGCTCGGTGTCCCACCTCCTTTCTCAGAGCCCGAAGGCTCCCGAAGGAAGTAACTATCCAACATGCAGAGTCCTGGCCTCCTTCCCGATGGTTTAGTACTTTCTCAACCCAGAGGGGGACCCTGTCCTGGGGAGGACCCACaggttctctcttcccttctggtTGCATCTGCCTCAGCCTGCTGGGCTAAGAGGTCAGGCACTCCTGGGGTTCCCCAAACCTACACACCCTCTGGGCCTGCCCCAGCACTGACCACCGCCAGTGCCCAGTGGACCTGAGCAGTCAGAACTGGTACTGGACAAGCCTCTAGGACACTTGTAGCCTGAAGCCCTGGGCAGGCAAGAGGGCAGCGGGCACTGGAGAAAAAGGCCTGCTAGGCTGGCTCCCTCCTAGGAGGACCAGGGCagacaggcacctgggaccccaaaGCCCCAGAGACCCTGTCACAGTCGCCCAAAGGAGATACTCAAacagctggggccttcctgccTGAATTCCCACAGACACTGAGCAGTGTGCCAGCCGGGCTGGGCACAGCCTCCTCGCCGGGTTCCATGCCAGCAGGATAGCCTGAACTGACCAGTAGACATCCACCTAGCATGGCTCCTCATGTTCCAGCCTTCCCCTCTCCAAACCCCAAGACATTCCACCTTGCTTACATCCCCAATATCCCAGGTGTAATCTCCCCCAACATCCTGTCTCAAAGACCAGCATCCTCTCCCCGGGGAAGGCAGCTTTCTTGTTTCCTCAGAACCTTGGCTCATCCCCCTGGGTGAGGGGGGGGCCCAGAAGGTGGCTTCTCGCCACCATATGGGAGGGGGCGGTACGTACCCACCAGCGTCAGGAAAGCTGGCCTGGACAGCTCCCCATGTGCCATCCAGGCCTCAGTTCCACGCGCCCAGGCCACCTGCCCGCCAGGACCGGGAGGGGAGGCTGACTGCGGCCTTCCCTCTGCTGCAGCTGCCAGTTCATAAACACGTCCTGCCTCCCCATTTCCAAGCCACACTTTCCTCCTCTACAccaagtggccagattatgatgaccaccccatcagtacttcattgacacttccaaaattACTGAATACTGAAAACTTcttaagcaaatactctcaaggttgtattgttattatttgcataactaattcacttcattgtactgatggggtggtcataataatctggccactcagtgtatttctATCTGGTCTCTTCTGGCAGACATGagaaaagccaatcctccctccCAGATGCCAGGCCTCCTCTCCCAGAGGGTGAAAGGCTATCACCTTCCCATAAAGATGCTTCAAGGCCCAAAGAGACCAAGCTGGAGGGGCTGCtgctgcccaaggccccaggtaGTGAGCAGCAGTAGTAGCCACTCCAGTGGCCACTGCTGCCTGCAGCTGCCCAGGCCCTCCTAGCCCAGCACTGAGCAGAGAACCTTTCCTTGTCGGTCTGTGACATTGCATGTGGCCTCCCAGAGAACACGAGGGCTCCTGGCTCACTCACAGTCTCCCAGCATGCTGGCTTCAGCCATGGCTCCAAGTGTGGCTGCTCAATATTACCATACGTCTGAGGGGTACAAAGGGGACACACTGACGGCCTCGGGCAAGGAACGTGGGACCCCCGTGTTCTCCCACCGTGCCTGGGGTGGGGATCAGGTAGCCCAAACCACTGCCACTCCCTCAAGGCAGCCCTGGACCTAAGTCTGGATctttctctagaccagtgatggcgaaccttttgagctcggcgtgtcagcattttgaaaaaccctaacttaactctggtgccgtgtcacatatagaaattttttgatctttgcaaccacagtaaaacaaagatgtatatttttgatattttacatatttaaataccatttaacaaagaaaaatcaaccaaaaaaatgagttcacgtgtcacttctgacacacgtgtcataggttcgccatcactgctctagacccttgATTAGTACTTTCTGTAGAAGAGGATGGCACGACGCACCCTTCTCCTAAAGAAACAGGCTTCCCAGAGTATCCACAGGTCAGACAAGGCAGGAGGCATATTCCAGACCCTTCGTGGTCTCCATGCCGAGCGTGCCAGGCCCCCCAAGCTCTGGGAGGAGGCGGCAGGAGCTCCACGTGGGAAGATGCTAAACCCAGAGGGAGGCTTGCAGCCaagccacacacacagcagctgccTGTCCATCAGATTCAGGGAGCACAGCCCCTGTAGGCTGAGTTTCTCCGTGACCCAGGAGTGTGGCCGGGCAAAGCTTTGCCACCAGCTCTGTCTCTTGCTGGAGTCCGTTGcaaactctccctctccctcagcaGTTCAAGGAGCAGCACTTCAGGCCTGTGCCCCTGGGAAGGAGTCTGGGAAGAGGACCAGCAGCCCAGGGGGAACCCTGGCCTGGGACCCAGGCACCTGTCCACCTGCAGTGGTGACCCCCACAACCAAGGAACCTTCAGTGGCCGCAGGAGGACACACATCAGGAGCGTACGTCACAGGGGCGGCCAGAGAAGTCTGGTCCAGCCCCACAAGTCGCTCACGGCACCATCCCAAGAAGCACCATTCCCACCGGGGATGGAGTTGTGTGATATGGTTGTCCTGGAGACGCCTCCTTGTGGTACCAGCCACTCACCATCCACTGGGGCCCCGGGACttactaaggaaaaaaaagacagaaacatgttttgttctttttttaaaagagcagatCAAGTGATTTCTGAAACGGTTTCTCCTGGCTAGTTTGAATCTTCGGTGGGGGTAGAGAAAGGGCAAGAAGGAAAGGCGAGCCCTGGcccatttggttcagtggatagagtgtcggcctgcggactgatgggtcccaggttcgattccagtcaagggcacaggcctgggttgtgggctcaacccccagtgtggggtgtgcaggaggcagccaatcaatgattctctctcattgatgtttctatctctctccctctccattcctctctgaaatcaataaaaaaattttttttttaaaaaagaaaaagaaggaaaggtgACCTCCAGCAAGTATCTTGGAAGGAGCTAGTgagaaagtgagaaagagagaaagagaggtggggcggggggggggcagtccttTTCACATCTTTCAGGCTGTGGCTTGTAAATTTCCAAGATTTCCAACCTCCCCTTTGGGTTTTCATCAGCTGACCCAGGAAAGTTCCAGCCTGTGTTTGGCTCTCTGAGCATCATGTCCACTAGGGggcaggaggcccaggctacACAGGCCCAGCCAGCTTTTATTTAAGGAAACACAAGGCCATCTTTAATTATCAGGTCCCCCTGGGCTTGAACCGCTGTGACAAGTGACATTGAAAAGGGAGAGGCTGCTGGCATTAACTCCTGGCTTTTTCTATTCTTGCCCTGTGACGCTCAGAGCGCGATTTGGGGCCACATGCCTGGGAGTCTGTTTCCTCTGCTTGGGGAAACAGCACACACAGAACTCACCAGAACCAGGGGCCAGTCGGCATCGGACAGACAAGAAATAATGTGAGAgacgcccccacacacacccacggGCACACAGACGCTGACAGACAGGGACACCCGGGTCGCCCTCCCCCGGCACACGGCTGTGACTCACCCTCTGGGTGGCGTGATTCAGCATCTCCTGCCAGGCCGAGTCGAACTGCCGCTTGTCGTCCTCAAGCAGCCGCTGCTCGGCCAGGGAGATGGTCTCCTTGGCGGCGCGCAGCACCTCCGTGGCCCTCTGGAAGTCCTGCGTGGCCTTCTGCGCTTCCAGCTGAGCCTGGTGAGGAAGGACCCTCGTGAGCCCTCGGGAAATGGCAGGGCTCCTGCTGGCCCGTCACAGCCTCCCAAAGAGGAGGCTGGGAACAGGCCTGGCCCCCGCAGGTCCTTGTCAATGCCGGATGGGCCGGTGAATGGACAATTTTCACAGCCCAGAACCCAGCAGACCAGATAAGCATGCCAAGTTCCGGTCAGAGTGAGAGATGGCAAGCCCGCCCCTCGGATGACAGGCATGGCCACCCGTGCGTGGCCTGTCATCGAGTTCTCGTTTGCTAATGATGCCAAGGGAGATGCCGTGGTCCCCAACCCCATCCCCGCCCAGATCTGGGGCTCAATTCACAGCACGTCAGAGCAGAAAGTTCCCCAGAGGGTGGGAACCGTGGTGAGAGACGCAGACCTTCCAGGCTCACAAAGCTGGTGAGAAGCAGAGCTGTGACCGGACCCCGTGAGTCCCACCCAGTGCTGCCACTCAGCCAGACAGGCCCCCACCCAATTCACACCCACTTGCCGGGAATGTCAAGTGGAAGAATCTACAGACAAGGCAGCCGACCACGCTGGgctgccaccagccacatgtggcttcaAGCATTAGAAATGTCTTCAATCCAAACGGAGCATAGAACACCCCAATGGTGAAGACTTGTTGCtacaaaaaaagaataaccaTCGCCTTCATAACCATGTGGATGCCATGATGAAATGACAATGTTTGGGATACACTGggttaaacaaaataaagtatactgtttctatttactttttttttttaagccggGGATACCAgaaagtgtgaaatgacataGTTGACTCTCATCCTGTTTTCTTGTAGACTCGCTATGCCTCCTTCAAGAGAGGACCATGTGATCGCATCGGAAATCAACAGCACACCCTCGGATCCCCACTCTCGCAGGCAGGGCATGGGCAAGACGTTGCCAAATGCTGCCCCGCTCAGTCAACCAGGTCTGCATGCCAGTTACGTCACGTTAGGAGATACCCACAGGGCAGTCCCTGGGACTGCGACGGGGAACAACGGGGCTCCCACAAATCGTCAAAGCCTCACATGACTTAGAGGGAAGTCTTCAGAGACCACAGGCTGAGGACACTTTTCGAGACGGTTCCGTGGAGCCCATCAGCCCCAGGCAAGGAACAGCTCTGTGACCCCCTGGGTGCCACACTCCATCACTCACTGAACACAGACTGGGCACCACACCTGCCCTTCCCGGCATTGGCAATGTGGTCAGGGAGCTGACGCCCCCTGTAACGAGGCGCCGTGGGACGGAGGGAAATGTGTAGTGAGGAGATGCGAAGGGGAAACTTTCTAGTAGAGGAATGGAGGGGACTTCCCTCAAGGAGGATGGTCCTGAACTGAGGACTGGAGATGAGGATGATttgaaaaggggggtgggggaccgAAGAGGAAACAGAGTGTCTGTAGGAGACTTGACAAAGCAATTTCAGAAAGGAACCAGGAGGAAAGGCCTTGAATGAATGCCAAGCTATAGCTTCCACCATCGGCCCGGAGACCTGCCTGCTGTGGACACCTGTGTGCCCTGGATCACACATCCACTCAGGTGGCCTCAGCCACACGGTGGAGACAAGGGGCCTGCTCTCCATAGAACTGACCAACCCACTGAGGAGTGACAAGACAGGGCGACGTTCTGCAACACAACTCACTGCTCCAGACCCCGTGCCTCCGGGCCCATCCATGGTTCTCCCCCATGAGGGCAGCCCTCCTGGGGCCCTCCATTCACCCGGATGtgatgggggaaaggggggagcATGGGGACCCATCACTTAAgagctgcccccaccctgcaccACCAACTGCCTACAGGCTCAAACCAACACCAGCCACAATGATGCATCCCACAGGATTCTAGCATTTTCTAAGAAGAAATTTGAATGTGTTCTTAAGGAAATTTTAGTATTTCCGTTC
It includes:
- the SH3BP5 gene encoding SH3 domain-binding protein 5 isoform X2, whose translation is MDAALKRSLSEEPAELPASARDLEEEEEEEEEDEGMEQELEEEEEVDPRIQGELEKLNQSTDDINRRETELEAQLEAQKATQDFQRATEVLRAAKETISLAEQRLLEDDKRQFDSAWQEMLNHATQRVMEAEHTKTRSELVHKETAARYNAAMGRMRQLEKKLKRAINKSKPYFELKAKYYMQLEQLKKTVDDLQAKLALAKGEYKTALKNLEMISDEIHERRRSSAMGPRGCGVGAEGSSTSAEDLSESKPEPDAVSVASEAFEDDNCSTFVSEDDSETQSVSSFSSGPMSPSGMADQFSAVVRPGSLDLPSPVSLSEFGVMFPVLGPRSECSGASSPECEVERGDRAEGAENKTSDKANNNRSLSNSSSDGGKSQSSTSPEGQALANKMKQLSLQCAKGRDGIIADIKMVQIG
- the SH3BP5 gene encoding SH3 domain-binding protein 5 isoform X1 translates to MDAALKRSLSEEPAELPASARDLEEEEEEEEEDEGMEQELEEEEEVDPRIQGELEKLNQSTDDINRRETELEDARQKFRSVLVEATVKLDELLKKIGKAVEDSKPYWEARRVARQAQLEAQKATQDFQRATEVLRAAKETISLAEQRLLEDDKRQFDSAWQEMLNHATQRVMEAEHTKTRSELVHKETAARYNAAMGRMRQLEKKLKRAINKSKPYFELKAKYYMQLEQLKKTVDDLQAKLALAKGEYKTALKNLEMISDEIHERRRSSAMGPRGCGVGAEGSSTSAEDLSESKPEPDAVSVASEAFEDDNCSTFVSEDDSETQSVSSFSSGPMSPSGMADQFSAVVRPGSLDLPSPVSLSEFGVMFPVLGPRSECSGASSPECEVERGDRAEGAENKTSDKANNNRSLSNSSSDGGKSQSSTSPEGQALANKMKQLSLQCAKGRDGIIADIKMVQIG